The following proteins are co-located in the Micromonospora coriariae genome:
- a CDS encoding universal stress protein, translating into MRRAGKERTRWHTTGIVIGLDRSASAHHALTWAAREAARRHATLLVVTAWPAVDRIGARDNGELVHHRVRLHRMQRDAVAAATAGPANPPQVAREMAFADPVTTLCHAAGFADLVVLGGDATGGLRPRSVAAGVATRLARHRRGGEPAPIVVVSTRGCVSMHRSPRETPVDAAHAAAC; encoded by the coding sequence TTGAGGCGCGCAGGCAAAGAAAGGACGCGATGGCACACGACCGGGATCGTCATCGGGCTCGACAGATCGGCATCGGCGCACCACGCGCTGACGTGGGCGGCGCGAGAAGCGGCACGTCGCCACGCCACACTTCTGGTTGTTACCGCGTGGCCAGCCGTGGACCGGATCGGCGCCCGGGACAACGGTGAACTCGTCCACCACCGCGTGCGGCTGCACCGGATGCAGCGCGACGCCGTCGCGGCGGCGACCGCGGGGCCGGCCAACCCTCCTCAGGTCGCTCGGGAGATGGCGTTCGCCGACCCGGTCACCACGCTGTGCCACGCGGCGGGCTTCGCCGACCTGGTGGTACTCGGTGGAGACGCCACGGGCGGCCTGCGACCGCGATCGGTCGCCGCCGGGGTCGCCACCCGGCTGGCGCGACACCGGCGCGGCGGTGAACCCGCGCCGATCGTGGTCGTATCCACGCGCGGCTGCGTGTCGATGCACCGAAGCCCCCGCGAAACGCCCGTCGACGCCGCCCACGCTGCGGCCTGCTGA